From a region of the Branchiostoma floridae strain S238N-H82 chromosome 13, Bfl_VNyyK, whole genome shotgun sequence genome:
- the LOC118429000 gene encoding protein ccsmst1-like: MAGRLLTSQLYIITENSGINTLLRRLLRTKLLPQYQTLSTAAARHARKTEDPPGEEDTGPLKFTTSKGAQWKVAQTMNLNKNRPIRKIIPFSLTFTAILLYFCVFRKESWLDEELDKNLYARMPGLLPPTDENEGTDSVAVSGQDVATTTNVTPST, translated from the exons ATGGCTGGAAGGTTACTGACTTCACAACTATATATCATCACAGAGAACAGTGGTATTAATACATTACTTCGGAG gCTCCTGCGCACGAAGCTGCTACCACAGTACCAGACCCTCTCCACTGCTGCAGCAAGACATGCCAGGAAAACAGAGGACCCCCCAGGGGAGGAGGATACAGGACCCCTGAAGTTCACCACCAGTAAGGGTGCTCAGTGGAAGGTGGCGCAAACTATGAACCTGAACAAAAACCGTCCAATCAGAAAAATCATCCCTTTTTCCCTTACCTTCACAGCTATCCTGCTGTACTTCTGTGTATTCCGCAAGGAGTCGTGGTTGGATGAGGAACTGGACAAAAACTTGTATGCCAGGATGCCAGGGTTATTACCGCCAACAGATGAAAATGAGGGTACTGACAGTGTTGCTGTTTCAGGACAAGATGTTGCTACAACTACTAATGTTACACCTTCTACATAG
- the LOC118429003 gene encoding histone H3.3A: MARTKQTARKSTGGKAPRKQLATKAARKSAPSTGGVKKPHRYRPGTVALREIRRYQKSTELLIRKLPFQRLVREIAQDFKTDLRFQSAAIGALQEASEAYLVGLFEDTNLCAIHAKRVTIMPKDIQLARRIRGERA, translated from the exons ATGGCACGTACGAAGCAGACCGCCCGTAAGTCCACTGGAGGAAAGGCTCCAAGGAAGCAGCTGGCCACCAAGGCCGCTCGTAAGAGTGCACCGTCCACAGGAGGCGTGAAGAAGCCCCATCGTTACAGGCCCGGTACCGTCGCCCTTCGTGAGATCCGTCGTTACCAGAAGTCCACGGAACTGCTGATCCGCAAGCTGCCCTTCCAGCGTCTGGTTCGTGAAATCGCCCAGGACTTCAAGACAGATCTTCGGTTTCAGAGTGCAGCCATCGGCGCGTTACAG GAGGCCAGTGAAGCATACTTGGTAGGTCTGTTTGAGGACACCAACCTGTGCGCCATCCACGCCAAACGTGTGACCATCATGCCCAAGGACATCCAGCTGGCACGACGTATCCGTGGCGAGCGGGCATAG